A region of Pirellulaceae bacterium DNA encodes the following proteins:
- a CDS encoding C25 family cysteine peptidase has translation MNLALTLFFCTNLVAADPTASNSIAVDTVVVCDPALREALEPWVQYRQRQGHEFAFVTDLRSADEVHASIRRFASSDRLRNVVLVGDVGSDRQAGGVPTELVKAKINVKWGSESEIASDNRFADLNEDNVPDLTIGRLSADTPDQLTRIVEKIIAYEQSQAYGPWRRRVNFVAGVGGFGAITDAVLESATRAFISRGIPNEFRTSMTYASWRSPYCPDPRTFRQAVLNRLNEGCLCWIYIGHGYRHGLDWIRVPTGRAPILQANDVVHVQAQQGSPIAVFLSCYAGAFDSPEDCLAEKLLRRKQGPIAVLAGSRVTMPYGMAVMSNSLMHHLFQQRQATMGEIVLAAKRELADPKPSGFNRRMLDTLAMAISPNSDDLEGERQEHIQLFNLLGDPLLRVKHPQELEVTTAPTAAPGQSLTISCRSAVTGDCYVELVCQRGQFTHQPTRRTQFDSTHEGMKALTAEYLRANNDCFAQRKFRAEAELFETQLTIPQHVVGRCHVRVFVAGEQGYAMGAANLRVAKPQPPLAGTSDSTKAAP, from the coding sequence GTGAATCTTGCTCTTACGCTTTTCTTTTGCACCAATCTGGTGGCTGCCGATCCCACGGCCTCCAATTCGATTGCGGTCGATACGGTCGTCGTCTGTGATCCCGCCTTGCGCGAAGCGTTGGAGCCATGGGTCCAATATCGCCAACGCCAGGGGCACGAATTTGCCTTTGTGACTGACCTTCGCAGTGCCGATGAGGTGCACGCCTCCATTCGCCGGTTCGCCAGTTCCGATCGCTTGCGGAATGTGGTGTTAGTTGGTGATGTTGGATCTGATCGCCAGGCGGGCGGGGTGCCGACCGAATTGGTGAAAGCAAAAATCAACGTGAAGTGGGGTTCGGAGTCGGAAATCGCCAGCGATAATCGGTTTGCTGATTTAAATGAAGACAACGTTCCCGATTTGACGATCGGTCGGTTGTCGGCTGACACGCCCGATCAGTTAACGCGGATCGTTGAAAAAATCATCGCTTACGAGCAGTCCCAGGCTTATGGGCCATGGCGCCGGCGAGTCAACTTTGTTGCCGGAGTCGGTGGCTTTGGTGCGATTACCGATGCGGTTTTAGAGTCCGCTACACGGGCGTTCATCAGCCGAGGTATTCCGAATGAGTTTCGGACGTCGATGACTTATGCCAGTTGGCGCAGTCCCTATTGCCCGGATCCGCGAACTTTTCGCCAAGCCGTGCTTAATCGACTTAATGAAGGGTGTCTTTGTTGGATCTATATTGGGCACGGATATCGTCATGGACTTGACTGGATCCGCGTGCCGACGGGGCGTGCTCCTATTTTGCAAGCGAATGATGTCGTTCATGTCCAGGCTCAACAAGGAAGTCCCATCGCTGTTTTTCTTTCATGTTATGCCGGAGCTTTTGATAGCCCGGAAGATTGTCTCGCCGAGAAGCTCTTGCGACGAAAACAAGGCCCCATTGCCGTACTCGCCGGTTCTCGCGTGACCATGCCTTATGGCATGGCTGTAATGAGTAATTCGTTGATGCATCATCTCTTTCAGCAGCGTCAGGCGACCATGGGGGAGATTGTACTCGCCGCCAAACGCGAACTGGCTGACCCGAAGCCAAGTGGGTTTAATCGCCGCATGCTCGATACACTCGCGATGGCGATCAGCCCGAATTCCGACGATCTGGAAGGGGAACGACAAGAACATATTCAGCTCTTCAACTTGCTGGGGGATCCGCTGTTGCGAGTCAAACATCCGCAAGAATTGGAGGTCACGACGGCTCCGACTGCCGCACCTGGCCAATCGTTAACCATTAGCTGTCGTTCGGCTGTCACCGGTGATTGTTACGTTGAACTGGTTTGTCAACGCGGACAATTTACCCACCAGCCGACCCGTCGAACCCAATTTGACAGCACGCATGAGGGCATGAAAGCCTTAACCGCTGAATATCTGCGAGCAAACAACGATTGCTTCGCACAGCGGAAATTCAGGGCAGAAGCGGAATTGTTTGAGACTCAGCTTACGATTCCCCAGCATGTGGTTGGACGCTGTCACGTGCGAGTCTTTGTGGCAGGAGAGCAGGGTTATGCGATGGGGGCGGCGAATCTGCGGGTAGCCAAGCCGCAACCCCCGCTGGCAGGGACGAGTGATAGCACGAAAGCTGCACCTTGA
- a CDS encoding class II fumarate hydratase, translating into MSEFRIERDSMGEVQVPAEAYYGASTQRAVENFPVSGWRLPPRLIHAMGLVKFGCAVANRDLGKLTSSETSPLTDEQVEVLIKACREVADGKLDREFPIDVFQTGSGTSSNMNVNEVISNRAVEMLGGDRFATEKQIHPNDHVNMGQSTNDTFPTSIHVAVGIEIKRDLIPSLENLRDHLQQKAAAWDEVIKIGRTHLMDATPLRLGQEFGGFARQMELSVGRAQDALNAILELPVGGTAVGSGINTHPEFGRRVSEAVAAESGIDFVEAVNHFEANAQRDGLVSCHGHLRTIAVTLMNVANNIRFLGAGPRCGYYEVKLPTRQPGSSIMPGKVNPVMCESAMQVAARVMGNDQTIATCGAVGGQFQLNIMMPVMGQTVLETVQLLAGANRAFVDFCVMDMEANEEACEAAVEQSLSMVTSLNPLIGYEKAASLAKEAFASGKTIRQLCREKGILPEATLKEALDPWSMTEPRE; encoded by the coding sequence ATGTCGGAGTTTCGGATAGAACGTGATTCGATGGGGGAAGTTCAAGTTCCCGCGGAGGCTTATTACGGCGCCAGTACTCAGCGGGCTGTTGAGAATTTTCCAGTGTCCGGTTGGAGATTGCCACCACGGTTGATTCACGCCATGGGGTTGGTCAAGTTTGGTTGTGCCGTCGCCAATCGAGATTTGGGGAAATTGACCAGTTCCGAAACTTCACCGCTGACGGATGAACAAGTTGAGGTTTTGATCAAGGCTTGTCGCGAAGTCGCCGACGGCAAGTTGGATCGCGAGTTCCCCATCGACGTATTTCAAACGGGTTCCGGCACCTCGAGCAACATGAATGTTAATGAGGTGATTTCCAACCGAGCGGTGGAGATGTTAGGTGGTGATCGATTTGCCACCGAGAAGCAGATCCATCCTAATGATCACGTCAACATGGGGCAGAGTACGAACGACACATTTCCAACATCGATTCATGTTGCTGTCGGAATTGAAATCAAGCGGGATTTGATCCCTTCGCTCGAGAATCTCAGAGACCATTTGCAGCAGAAGGCTGCCGCGTGGGACGAGGTGATCAAGATCGGACGGACCCATTTAATGGATGCGACTCCCCTGCGACTCGGTCAGGAATTTGGTGGTTTTGCTCGCCAAATGGAACTCTCCGTTGGGCGGGCCCAAGATGCACTCAACGCTATTCTCGAACTCCCGGTGGGGGGCACAGCCGTTGGGTCTGGGATCAACACGCACCCCGAATTCGGGCGGCGCGTCAGCGAAGCTGTGGCGGCCGAGTCGGGTATTGATTTTGTCGAGGCGGTTAATCATTTCGAAGCGAATGCGCAACGTGATGGCTTGGTGAGCTGCCACGGTCATTTACGCACCATTGCGGTGACACTGATGAATGTGGCAAATAACATCCGCTTTCTCGGAGCTGGCCCACGTTGTGGCTATTACGAAGTTAAGCTACCAACTCGGCAGCCGGGAAGCTCAATCATGCCCGGCAAAGTCAATCCGGTAATGTGCGAAAGCGCGATGCAGGTCGCCGCGCGGGTGATGGGTAACGACCAGACCATTGCGACCTGCGGGGCGGTGGGTGGGCAGTTCCAGCTGAATATCATGATGCCCGTTATGGGGCAGACTGTCTTGGAAACGGTGCAACTGTTAGCCGGTGCAAATCGCGCGTTTGTCGATTTTTGTGTCATGGATATGGAAGCAAATGAAGAAGCCTGTGAGGCGGCTGTAGAGCAGAGTCTCTCGATGGTGACGAGCCTCAATCCGTTGATCGGCTATGAAAAAGCGGCCTCGTTGGCCAAGGAAGCCTTTGCGTCAGGAAAGACGATTCGTCAGCTGTGCCGAGAAAAAGGTATTCTGCCGGAAGCAACGCTCAAGGAGGCACTTGATCCTTGGAGCATGACTGAGCCGCGGGAGTAA
- a CDS encoding tetratricopeptide repeat protein: MKRTAHNWWTQGWVFIACCMISSSLIAQTGAVQGIVARPTSVGPAIGIPAAGNSARQQVDALYAQATTAKTAEELTQALGLAKQITPEDPQTRDYLKNLTAWLHNRRGEMLTQLAHEQTKAGRPAEAATLEEQAVQDFTASIQLKANGRAFHNRGVSLATQGKFKEAIEDFSQCLAMNPSYANARFNRAELYLELGQYEDSENDYSMVISAQPTDSAALIGRGHVRFYRGQFEDSLMDFNDAIVRDPGNALAYADRADLYSYLGRWEPAARDYRMAIRIDGNLGRAYQSAAWLMATCPDDRFRDQQLALRAAKRAIDLEGSRDYRYLDTLAAAQANAGLYPQAQQSLQQALQAAPSEVVVELEERMTLYQANRPYRDVPR, translated from the coding sequence ATGAAACGTACGGCTCACAATTGGTGGACTCAGGGATGGGTATTTATCGCCTGCTGCATGATCTCTTCATCGTTGATCGCACAAACTGGTGCGGTCCAGGGCATCGTCGCACGACCAACATCTGTCGGGCCAGCAATCGGTATTCCGGCTGCTGGAAATTCAGCCAGGCAACAAGTTGATGCGCTCTACGCTCAAGCGACCACGGCAAAAACAGCCGAGGAACTGACTCAGGCGTTGGGACTCGCCAAGCAGATAACACCCGAAGATCCGCAAACCCGTGACTATCTCAAAAATTTGACCGCTTGGCTTCACAACCGTCGCGGTGAAATGTTGACCCAGTTGGCTCACGAGCAAACGAAGGCCGGCAGGCCAGCTGAGGCGGCTACGCTTGAAGAACAGGCCGTGCAAGACTTCACCGCCTCGATTCAACTCAAAGCCAACGGACGGGCTTTCCACAATCGGGGGGTTAGCCTTGCGACTCAGGGCAAGTTTAAAGAGGCCATTGAAGATTTCAGTCAATGTTTGGCCATGAATCCGTCCTACGCCAATGCGAGATTCAATCGAGCGGAACTCTATCTCGAATTGGGACAGTATGAAGATTCTGAAAATGACTACTCCATGGTGATCAGTGCTCAACCGACGGACTCTGCAGCTCTCATCGGACGCGGCCATGTGCGGTTCTACCGAGGTCAGTTCGAAGATTCTTTGATGGACTTTAATGATGCGATCGTGCGTGATCCGGGAAACGCACTTGCCTATGCTGATCGAGCCGATCTCTATTCCTATCTTGGCCGCTGGGAACCGGCTGCACGCGATTATCGGATGGCAATCCGGATCGACGGTAATTTAGGGCGGGCATACCAGAGTGCGGCTTGGCTGATGGCAACCTGTCCCGATGATCGATTTCGAGACCAACAGCTGGCTCTGAGAGCCGCGAAACGGGCGATCGATTTGGAGGGCAGTCGAGACTACCGTTATCTGGACACTTTGGCAGCGGCCCAAGCCAACGCGGGACTTTACCCTCAAGCCCAACAATCGCTTCAACAGGCACTCCAGGCGGCACCCAGTGAGGTGGTCGTGGAGCTTGAGGAGCGAATGACGTTGTATCAGGCAAATCGGCCTTATCGTGACGTTCCGCGCTGA